One genomic window of Eriocheir sinensis breed Jianghai 21 chromosome 57, ASM2467909v1, whole genome shotgun sequence includes the following:
- the LOC126984693 gene encoding palmitoyltransferase ZDHHC20-B-like isoform X1 translates to MAPRFCGLSAPCRFCFRAAKWLPVLFIVTVVVWSYYAYVLQLNLFTITNIVEKCFYLIVYHILLTMFLWAYWQTIFTDIGTVPKQFRLPPSELDRYEGSETEEARRDVLERFTQKQNLPIYNRTIMGEIRYCERCVQIKPDRCHHCSVCGVCVLKLDHHCPWVNNCVSFTNYKFFILFLGYALIYCLFIAATTLQYFIMFWRPPSHYPVPSPPQNQLGTEGKFHILFVFFVSIMFAISLVSLFGYHVFLVLKNRSTLESFRGPIFRLNHSWVQDKDGFSLGAYNNFVEVFGEDRAKWFLPVATSLGDGVTYPVRGQPPSHHHHHHHNHHHHPFTTTTTTTSSSTTTTTTTTTTPVQSYGSTQISLGDGVTYPQRCIDEDMDGLLGPTERWADEDESEMAFTAYTNNHNGQSLEEVVVQPNHTNPV, encoded by the exons ATGGCGCCCCGGTTCTGTGGTCTGTCTGCCCCGTGCCGATTCTGTTTCCGTGCGGCGAAGTGGCTGCCGGTGCTGTTCAtcgtgacggtggtggtgtggtCCTACTATGCCTATGTCCTACAGCTCaacctgt TTACCATCACAAACATCGTAGAAAAAT GTTTCTACCTCATCGTGTACCATATTCTGCTGACCATGTTCCTCTGGGCCTACTGGCAGACCATCTTCACGGACATAGGCACCGTTCCCAAGCag TTCCGCTTGCCGCCCTCGGAGCTTGACCGTTACGAGGGTAGTGAGACAGAGGAGGCGAGGAGAGATGTGCTGGAGCGCTTCACCCAGAAACAGAACCTGCCCATCTACAACAGAACCATCATGGggg AGATCCGGTACTGCGAGCGCTGCGTTCAGATCAAGCCGGACCGTTGCCACCACTGCTCGGTGTGCGGCGTGTGCGTTCTCAAGCTGGACCACCACTGCCCCTGGGTCAACAACTGCGTCTCATTCACTAACTACaagttcttcatcctcttcctcggcTACGCACTCATCTACTGCCTCTTCATCGCTGCCACCACCCTGCAATATTTCATCATGTTCTGGAgg cctccatctcattaccccgtcccttcccctccgcaGAACCAGCTTGGTACCGAGGGGAAGTTCCACATTCTCTTCGTGTTCTTTGTGTCCATCATGTTCGCCATCAGCCTGGTCTCCCTGTTCGGCTACcacgtcttcctcgtcctcaagAACAGGTCCACACTGG AGTCATTTCGGGGTCCGATCTTCCGGCTGAACCACTCTTGGGTGCAGGACAAGGACGGGTTCAGTCTGGGCGCGTACAACAACTTCGTGGAGGTGTTCGGGGAGGACCGCGCCAAATGGTTCCTGCCCGTTGCTACCAg tctaGGGGATGGTGTCACATACCCAGTGAGAGGTCAGCCAccgagccaccaccaccaccaccatcacaaccaccaccaccaccccttcaccaccaccaccaccaccacctcctcctccaccaccactaccaccaccaccaccaccacccccgtgcAATCTTATGGCAGCACACAGATAAG CCTCGGGGACGGTGTGACGTACCCGCAGCGCTGCATTGACGAGGACATGGATGGGCTGCTGGGGCCGACGGAGCGCTGGGCCGACGAGGATGAGAGCGAGATGGCCTTCACCGCCTACACCAACAACCACAACGGCCAGA GcctggaagaggtggtggtgcagCCTAACCACACCAACCCAGTGTGa
- the LOC126984693 gene encoding palmitoyltransferase ZDHHC20-B-like isoform X3: MAPRFCGLSAPCRFCFRAAKWLPVLFIVTVVVWSYYAYVLQLNLFTITNIVEKCFYLIVYHILLTMFLWAYWQTIFTDIGTVPKQFRLPPSELDRYEGSETEEARRDVLERFTQKQNLPIYNRTIMGEIRYCERCVQIKPDRCHHCSVCGVCVLKLDHHCPWVNNCVSFTNYKFFILFLGYALIYCLFIAATTLQYFIMFWRPPSHYPVPSPPQNQLGTEGKFHILFVFFVSIMFAISLVSLFGYHVFLVLKNRSTLESFRGPIFRLNHSWVQDKDGFSLGAYNNFVEVFGEDRAKWFLPVATSLGDGVTYPQRCIDEDMDGLLGPTERWADEDESEMAFTAYTNNHNGQSLEEVVVQPNHTNPV; this comes from the exons ATGGCGCCCCGGTTCTGTGGTCTGTCTGCCCCGTGCCGATTCTGTTTCCGTGCGGCGAAGTGGCTGCCGGTGCTGTTCAtcgtgacggtggtggtgtggtCCTACTATGCCTATGTCCTACAGCTCaacctgt TTACCATCACAAACATCGTAGAAAAAT GTTTCTACCTCATCGTGTACCATATTCTGCTGACCATGTTCCTCTGGGCCTACTGGCAGACCATCTTCACGGACATAGGCACCGTTCCCAAGCag TTCCGCTTGCCGCCCTCGGAGCTTGACCGTTACGAGGGTAGTGAGACAGAGGAGGCGAGGAGAGATGTGCTGGAGCGCTTCACCCAGAAACAGAACCTGCCCATCTACAACAGAACCATCATGGggg AGATCCGGTACTGCGAGCGCTGCGTTCAGATCAAGCCGGACCGTTGCCACCACTGCTCGGTGTGCGGCGTGTGCGTTCTCAAGCTGGACCACCACTGCCCCTGGGTCAACAACTGCGTCTCATTCACTAACTACaagttcttcatcctcttcctcggcTACGCACTCATCTACTGCCTCTTCATCGCTGCCACCACCCTGCAATATTTCATCATGTTCTGGAgg cctccatctcattaccccgtcccttcccctccgcaGAACCAGCTTGGTACCGAGGGGAAGTTCCACATTCTCTTCGTGTTCTTTGTGTCCATCATGTTCGCCATCAGCCTGGTCTCCCTGTTCGGCTACcacgtcttcctcgtcctcaagAACAGGTCCACACTGG AGTCATTTCGGGGTCCGATCTTCCGGCTGAACCACTCTTGGGTGCAGGACAAGGACGGGTTCAGTCTGGGCGCGTACAACAACTTCGTGGAGGTGTTCGGGGAGGACCGCGCCAAATGGTTCCTGCCCGTTGCTACCAg CCTCGGGGACGGTGTGACGTACCCGCAGCGCTGCATTGACGAGGACATGGATGGGCTGCTGGGGCCGACGGAGCGCTGGGCCGACGAGGATGAGAGCGAGATGGCCTTCACCGCCTACACCAACAACCACAACGGCCAGA GcctggaagaggtggtggtgcagCCTAACCACACCAACCCAGTGTGa
- the LOC126984693 gene encoding palmitoyltransferase ZDHHC20-B-like isoform X2, whose protein sequence is MAPRFCGLSAPCRFCFRAAKWLPVLFIVTVVVWSYYAYVLQLNLFTITNIVEKCFYLIVYHILLTMFLWAYWQTIFTDIGTVPKQFRLPPSELDRYEGSETEEARRDVLERFTQKQNLPIYNRTIMGEIRYCERCVQIKPDRCHHCSVCGVCVLKLDHHCPWVNNCVSFTNYKFFILFLGYALIYCLFIAATTLQYFIMFWRNQLGTEGKFHILFVFFVSIMFAISLVSLFGYHVFLVLKNRSTLESFRGPIFRLNHSWVQDKDGFSLGAYNNFVEVFGEDRAKWFLPVATSLGDGVTYPVRGQPPSHHHHHHHNHHHHPFTTTTTTTSSSTTTTTTTTTTPVQSYGSTQISLGDGVTYPQRCIDEDMDGLLGPTERWADEDESEMAFTAYTNNHNGQSLEEVVVQPNHTNPV, encoded by the exons ATGGCGCCCCGGTTCTGTGGTCTGTCTGCCCCGTGCCGATTCTGTTTCCGTGCGGCGAAGTGGCTGCCGGTGCTGTTCAtcgtgacggtggtggtgtggtCCTACTATGCCTATGTCCTACAGCTCaacctgt TTACCATCACAAACATCGTAGAAAAAT GTTTCTACCTCATCGTGTACCATATTCTGCTGACCATGTTCCTCTGGGCCTACTGGCAGACCATCTTCACGGACATAGGCACCGTTCCCAAGCag TTCCGCTTGCCGCCCTCGGAGCTTGACCGTTACGAGGGTAGTGAGACAGAGGAGGCGAGGAGAGATGTGCTGGAGCGCTTCACCCAGAAACAGAACCTGCCCATCTACAACAGAACCATCATGGggg AGATCCGGTACTGCGAGCGCTGCGTTCAGATCAAGCCGGACCGTTGCCACCACTGCTCGGTGTGCGGCGTGTGCGTTCTCAAGCTGGACCACCACTGCCCCTGGGTCAACAACTGCGTCTCATTCACTAACTACaagttcttcatcctcttcctcggcTACGCACTCATCTACTGCCTCTTCATCGCTGCCACCACCCTGCAATATTTCATCATGTTCTGGAgg AACCAGCTTGGTACCGAGGGGAAGTTCCACATTCTCTTCGTGTTCTTTGTGTCCATCATGTTCGCCATCAGCCTGGTCTCCCTGTTCGGCTACcacgtcttcctcgtcctcaagAACAGGTCCACACTGG AGTCATTTCGGGGTCCGATCTTCCGGCTGAACCACTCTTGGGTGCAGGACAAGGACGGGTTCAGTCTGGGCGCGTACAACAACTTCGTGGAGGTGTTCGGGGAGGACCGCGCCAAATGGTTCCTGCCCGTTGCTACCAg tctaGGGGATGGTGTCACATACCCAGTGAGAGGTCAGCCAccgagccaccaccaccaccaccatcacaaccaccaccaccaccccttcaccaccaccaccaccaccacctcctcctccaccaccactaccaccaccaccaccaccacccccgtgcAATCTTATGGCAGCACACAGATAAG CCTCGGGGACGGTGTGACGTACCCGCAGCGCTGCATTGACGAGGACATGGATGGGCTGCTGGGGCCGACGGAGCGCTGGGCCGACGAGGATGAGAGCGAGATGGCCTTCACCGCCTACACCAACAACCACAACGGCCAGA GcctggaagaggtggtggtgcagCCTAACCACACCAACCCAGTGTGa